TAGGTCCACAGCCCGTTGAGCTCGTTCTCCAGGTCGGAGACCTGGGTGTACACGGAGCCGGACAGCTCGGCACCCGCGGCCGCGAGGTAGTACGTACGGGTGTTGTCGACGTACTTCGCCGTCAGGGCGTCCTTGTCGGCGACGCCGCTGTAGATGGCAGCGGGCGCGCCCGGCCACATGTGCCCGGGGGTACGGAGGGTGAAGCCGCCGTGCTCGCCGTCCATGGCGGCCCGGTCGTCCGGGAAGGGCGCCTCACGGTTGAGGTAGTCATGGTGGTCGATGATGTCGCCCTTGCCCGAATCACCCTTGGACGAGCAGCAGTTGACTCCGCTGTGAGCGTTGACGACCCGGGACGGGTCAGCGGCCTTGACGGACTCGGCGATCTTCCCGGTCTCGGTACGGTCCCACTCGCCCCAGCCCTCGTTGAAGACGATCCAGCCGCCGATCGCGGGCGAGTTGTGCAGCTGCTCCATCATCTGCTTGCCCTGTGAGAGGAAGGACTGCTGCCCAGTGGCATCGGTGATGTTACTGGAGACGAAGTCCTGCCAGACCAGGAGGCCGAGCTTGTCGGCGTGGTAGTACCAGCGGGCCGACTCCACCTTGATGTGCTTGCGGACCGCGTTGAAGCCGAGCTCCTTCTGCGCCTTCAGGTCGAAGGTGAGGGCCGCGTCGCTGGGCTGGGTGTAGAGGCCGTCGGGCCAGAAACCCTGGTCCAGCATGGCGAGGGAGAAGAACGGCTTTCCGTTGAGTACGAGCTTCTGGTAGCCGCCGACCTTCTCGATCCCGATGGAGCGCATCCCGAAGTAGCTGTCGACGGTGTCCTTGGAGCGGCCGTCGGTCAGGGTGACTTCGAGGTCGTAGAGGTAGGGGTCGTCCGGGGTCCAGAGGTGCTGCTTCGCGACGGGCAGGCTCAGCGCGTGGTTGGCGGGGCCGGTCACCGTGCCGACGACGTGGCCCTTGCGGTCGCGGGCGACGGCCTTGATCCGGGCGCCGGGCGACGCGTCGGCGGAGTTCACGGTCAGGGCGAGGCGGCCCTTGTCGATGTCGGGCGTGGTCGTCAGCGTGTCCACGGAGGCGGCGGCGACGGGCTCCATCCACACGGTCTGCCAGATGCCGGAGGACTCGGTGTAGACGATGCCGCCGGGGTTCCTCGACTGCTTGCCCATCGGCTGGTTGGGGCCGGTGGTGTCGGTGACGGCGACGACGATCTCCTGCGGGCCGCTGCCCTTGACAGCGTCGGTGATGTCGGCGCTGAAGGAGGTGTAGCCGCCGGTGTGCTCGGCGACCTGCTTGCCGTTGACCCAGACCGTGGCCCGGTAGTCGACGGCGCCGAAGTTGAGCTTCAGGCGCTTGCCGTTGTCGCCCTTGCCGCCGACGGCCCAGCTCCTGGGCACCTCGACCAGCTTGCGGTAGAACATGTGGTCTTCGTGGCGCTCCAGGCCGGACAGTTGCGACTCGACGGGGAAGGGCACGGTGATGCGCTCGTCGAGCGGCTTGCCGAAGACCGGCTTCTGACCGGCCTCGGCGCCCGCGAACTCCCAGGGCCCGTTGAGGTTCTTCCACTGGTCGCGAACCTGCTGGGGACGGGGGTACTCGGGCAGCGGGTGCTTGCGGTCGAGCTTGTCGCCCCACGGGGTGGTCAGCCGGTGGGTGGACAGGTTCTTGGCCGTACGGCTGATCTGCGGGACCGCCGCGCCGCCTGCCCGGAGGCCGCCCTCCCCGTCGTACGCGACCCTGACCTGCTGGTTCTTCTGGATGGGAGCGGCCAGGGTGACGATGAGGGCCTTCGGGTTGTCGGACGCCTTCGCGACCGACTTCACCGGCATCGGCGAGGTGTCGGCCTCGATCTTGAGGTGGTCCTTGACATCACCGAGGTCGTCGACCCGGTCCTTGAAGGTCGCCTGCAGCCGCAGTCCGTCGTCGGCGACGCTCAGCGCGACCGGGTAGACCTCGAAGTCGGCGGGCGGGGTGAACGCCGACTCGGGCACGATCTGCTTCGTGAGCTTCGCGCTGGACCAGCGCAGGAACATGTTGGCGCCACCGGTGTCCTGGAACATCTCCAGCCGGAACTCGTGCGGCTCTCCGGCGGTCAGTGCGACCGGCTTGCTGGTCTGCTCGACGTCCCAGTCGGGCTGCCAGTGGTCGATGACGGCCTGGCCGTCGATGAACAGCCTGAACCCGTTGTCGCCGATCGCGGCGAAGGTGTAGTCACCGGTCTCGGGGGCCTCGATCCGGCCCGTCCATCGGGCGGTCGTGTTCTCGGTACGCCCGGTCGTGGCCTCGAACGTGCCCGTGAGTCCGGGGAAGTTGATCTGCGGATCGAGCGCCACGCCGCCGAGTTCGGCGAAGTCACGGGCGCCCGGCGCCGACATGCGGAAGTACTCGCCCTTCAGTCCGTGCACATCGGTGACCGGGTCGTCGGCCGCGAACGCGGTCGCGGTGGCCGCCGAAGCAGGGGCGGCAGCGGGGGTCGCGGCCGAGGCCGGGACCAGGGTGGCACCCAGCGGGATCAGCAGTGCGGCGGCACACGCCAGCGATCTGAGAAGTGCGCGGGGGCGGGGTAGTTGTCGGTTCAAGGCGTCGTCCTCGTCGAGAGCCGGAGCGCCTCACACCTGTGAGGCACAGCACACAATCGAACATTGAGCCACAACAACAAACACTTAACAACGGTTGTGCACGCAGAATTTTCAACGATAGAAAGATACTCCGGGCAGACAGACATGACCGGCACGTTCGCTTGCCTGCGGGGCCGTCTCCGCCGCACGGCTCCGGCTCCGGCTCCGGCTCCGGCTCCGGAAAATCCTGGGGCGGCGGTCGCACACGCCGTGACAAGGTCCGGTGGAGCAAGCCGGCCCGATTCCGAGACCCACCACACCCCACAGGAGCATCCGTTGGCAACACCACCGCGTCTGGTTCCCCTGCTGCAGCAGTTCGACTTCGCGCGCGAGCGGCTCACCGGTCGTTTGGCCGGGCCCGTCGTGGACAGCGGCAACGGCACGGACGTGGAAGTCGTGCCGCTGACCGATGAGGAGTATCTCTGGGAGCCGGTGCCGGACTGCTGGTCGGTCCGACGGCGTGCCGACGGGCCAGGGCCGGCCGCGACGGTGCTGACCGGTGCGGGCGGCTGGGGGCGCGACTCTGCGCCGGCGCCGCATCCGACGCCGCCGCCGTTCACCACGATCGCGTGGCGCCTGAGCCACCTCAGCGAGCTGCTGGCCCTGCGCGCGGACCACACGAACGGCAGCCACTCGCTGACCCGGGACGACTACCGCGTCGCCGCGGACGCCGCCGGGGCGATCGCGGAGTTCGACGCCGGAGCCACGGCCTGGCGGGAGGCGCTGATCGGTGCCGACGACGCGGCGCTGAACACGGTGGGGCACAGCACCTACCCGCACGGCAGCGATCCGGAGGATCCGTTCATCGACACGGTCTGGTGGGTCAATCAGGAACTGCTGCACCACGGGGCGGAGATCGCTCTGCTGCGCGACCTCTTCCGCGCCCGGCAGCGCTGACGCACCGGGCCCCCGCCGAAGGTACGGCGGGGGCCCGGTGCGATGCGGTGCTGTCAGACCGCGCGGAGGTACTGGTCCGGCGTGCGCAGTGCGCCGCCCAGTTCGCGGGCCGCGTGCTGGGCCCACGACGGGCTCCGCAGCAACTCGCGCCCGAGCAGGACGGCGTCCGCCCGGCCCTCGGTGATGATCTTCTCGGCCTGCTGCGGCTCGGTGATCAGGCCCACGGCCGCAACCGGGAGCGAGGTCTGCGCCTTGACCCGCTCGGCGAAGGGGACCTGGTAGCCCGGCCCGGTCTCGATGCGGGCGCGCGGGGCGTTTCCGCCGCTGGAGACGTCCAGCAGGTCCACCCCGTGGGCCTGGAGCTCCTTGGCCAGCCGTACGGTCTCGTCGACGGTCCAGCCCTCGCGCTCGTCCTCGTCGTTCTCCGTGAGCCAGTCCGTCGCGGAGATACGGAAGAGGACGGGCAGTTCCTCCGGCCAGACCTCCCGTACCGCGTCGACGACCTGGAGCGCGAAGCGGATGCGGTTGTCGAAGCTGCCGCCGTACTCATCCGTACGCCGGTTGCTGTGCGGGGAGAGGAACTGTCCGACGAGGTATCCGTGGGCCCCGTGCACCTCGGCGACCTCGAAGCCCGCGTCCAGCGCGCGGCGGGCGGCCTCGCGGAACTGCCCCACGACGCCCTGGATCTCGTCCGCCGTCAGCTCGTGCGGCACGGGGTACCCGTCGTCGAACGGCAGCGGGCTGGGGGCGACCGGCGTCCAGCCGTGCGCGTCCGGTCCGACGGGGCCGCCGCCCAGCCAGGGGGCTGCCGTCGAGGCCTTGCGACCGGCGTGCGCGAGCTGGATCCCGGGAACCGAGCCCTGCTCCTTGATGAAGTCCGTGATCCGGCGGAAGGCGGCCACCTGGGTGTCGTTCCAGATGCCGAGGTCCGCCGGGCTGATCCGGCCCTCGGGGCCGACAGCCGTCGCCTCTGTGAGGATGAGCCCGGTTCCGCCGACGGCACGCGCCGCGAGGTGGGCGAAGTGCCAGTCGGTCGGGACGCCCGCGTCCGGCCCCACGGGTTCGGCGCTGTACTGGCACATGGGCGCCATCCACACCCGGTTGGGAATGACGAGCGACCGCAGGGTGTAGGGCTCGAAGAGGGCACTCACGTCGGACTCCGTTTCGATGGGTACGGAAGGATCAGGGCTCGGAAAGGCCGGGCTCGGCAATCGGGCCCGGAGGACTCGTTAGTACGATACATCCCGTACTACGACGCCCGTCAAATTACGAAGCTCCTCGTACAAGGCCGCGGACGTGCCTGAGGCCCACCCCCGCTCCGTCTCCGGCCGGGGATGGGCCTCACGCGCTGCTGAGCGGCCGTGTGCGAGCTAGCCGCGACGCCTCAGCGTGATCTCGGCGTCCGCGTCGTACCCCTGGGTCCAGCTGCGTCCGGCGCCCGACTTCCAGGTGACATGGGCGGTGGTGCCGTCGGTCCTGACGCCCTCCACCGTCATGGCCCGGTCGCCCTCCCGTACATCGCCCCGGCGCAGTTCGCGCGCCCTGACGGTGACGGGCTGTGCCGACCACGCGCTCTCGGCCTCGTCCGCCGCGAGAGCGAGAGCCGCGGCGAGCTCCCGGGCGCGGGCAGGGGTGCAGACCAGTGCGAGCTCTCCCGACGGTGAAACGCCTCTGACCCGGACCTCCGTACCGACGGGGGTCACCTCCAGGGTCGCCGCGTGTCCGTCGCGGTCCTCGATACCACTCGTCATCGCTCTGCTCTCCCCTTGCCCGTGCCGCCCCTCGGCTCAGTGCAGCCGGAGGCTCTCCGGCGGGCCCAGGTAGCTGGGCTTGAGGCCGCCGGTGTCGACCACCAGGTTCTGCAGCACCACCGTCGGGTCGACCATCCAGAATTTCAGCACATGGACACCGGCCCGGCCGATCCGGTGCACCGTGCTGGTGACGTTGGCGTTGTCCGAGGTGTTGCGGGCCCACTGGACGTTCATCGTGCCGTCGTCGGAGCCCGTCACCGCCGTGATGTTGACCTTCTGCGGTGCGTCGTCGTCGAAGGAGACGGCGTACGTGAGCCCGTCGGAGGCCAGCGCGTTGTTGCGCGGTGCCAGATAGGCGTGGACGGTGACCGGGCCGGTCGTGAACAGGGAGACCCGGTACTCCAGCCGCGGACCGGCGCCGCCCGGGATCTGCCGGGCCGCGGTGACCGGGAAGGGTTCCATGCCCGCGCCGGTGCGGCCGATGCCCGGGATGCGCTGCCAGCTGATGCCGCCACCGCCGACGGAGCGGGAGTAGTGGTCGGCCTCGATGGAAACGTACCCGTTGGCCTCGACGAAGCCTTCCAGCTGCGAGCGCGGCACCTTCGGGTGGTCGATCACCGCCCGGACGCTCACCTCGCGCCCGTCCGGTCCGCTGACCGTGACCGGCACCTCGGTGACGCCCTCGGGCGCCCGTGACCAGTCGACGCGGAAGGTGACCCGGTCCTGCTTGTCGACCCGGCCCCTGACGCGGTCGGCGACGAGCCAGGAAGCCCCCGTACGGATCCGGTAGTCGAACGGGGCGGTGCCCCGGTTGAACACCTCGATGTACTGCGCGGGCTGGCTCTGGTACGGGCTGAAGGCGGGCAGTACGGCCGGGCCGCTCTCGTTCGGCCACCACTTGTCCGAGCCGTCGACGGCGACGCCCATCTCGGCACCGGCCGGGAGGTCGATGCGCTTGACTGCGGGGAAGAGCACGTCCTTGATGGCGACGTTGTTGATCTCGGGCTGCTGCCAGGGAGCGTTCGGACCGTAGCGGGCCACATCGCCGTAGTCGATGTGCGGCTGGGTCTGGAAGCCCTTCCACTTGCCACCTGCGACCTCGTTGTTGAAGCGGTCGGCCAGGGCGAAGTCCTCGGCGAGACGGGCCTCGGCGGCGGCCGCCAGATCATTGGTGAGCGCACGGCCCTGCGCCGCATAGTGCAGGTTGGTGAACTCGGCCTCGCGCAGCACATACAGATTGGCGGTGGCCTGCACCTCGTAGCCGACCAGTTCGTACCAGGCGTCCTGGAGGGAGGCCGGCAGCTTGCGGCGGACCCGCTCGGCATCGGCGGCGAGCCGCCGCCAGTCCTCGGTGACCCGCTCCAGTTCGCGGTAGTCGACGATGCTGAACGGGGTGGCCTGGTCGTCGTAGACGATCGCGGAAGCGTCCTTGGCCGGGTCCTTGGCGGGATCGAGAGTGATCTTCCGGTTCAGCAGCTCGGGCTTGCGGCGCGACTGCAGCCGTGCGTACGCACCCAGCACCTCGGCCACGTCCGCGGCCTGCTTCTCGCCGAAGTTCTGCCGGGCGTACCGCTCCTCCCACTCCGGGATCCGGTCCAGCGTCCAGCGCTCCGGATTCCAGGCGTACTCCAGGAAGAACTGCGTGGGCAGCTCGTTGCCCTTGAGGTCGCCCACGTTGGTGACCCAGAGGCCGTGGTTCCCGTACGCGGCGGACTGGTGCAGCTGGTCCCACATGTTGGGCAGCGAAGTGGTGTCCACCCACTTGTAGTTGCGGCCCACGCCGACGTAGTCGAAGTGGTAGTAGAGGCCGTAACCGCCTTCGCGCGCATCGTTCTTGAGGTCGGGAAGCTTGCGGATGTTGGCCCAGTTGTCGTCGGTGAGGACGACGGTGACGTCCTCGGGCACCCGCAAGCCGCGGTCCCAGTACCGCTGGACCTCCTTGTAGAGGGTCCACACCTGCGGAATCGTGGTGACGTCCTTGCCGGAGACCTCGGCCAGGATCTGGCGCTGGGTGGCGATGATCTCGGTCATCAGCTCGATGCCGTCGCCGTCCGGCAGGCTCACATCGCCGTTGCCGCGCATGCCGAGGGTGACGACGCCCTCGAAGTCCTGCTCCTTCATGCGGCGGATGCCGTCGGCCCAGTAGGCCTTGATGGCTTCGGCGTTGCGGCGGAAGGACCACTCGCCGGTGCCGCCGTAGGGGTCGTGGCCGGGGGTGGTGATGTTGCCCGCGCTGTCGCGCACGGCGGCGACCGCATGCCGGTTCCACTCCTCGATGCCGCGCATCATGGGCGCCTCGTGCGAGGTGCCCATGACGACGCCGTACGCCTTCGCGGTGGCGTGGTTCAGCGGATCGTCCTCGGCGAA
This sequence is a window from Streptomyces sp. NBC_01217. Protein-coding genes within it:
- a CDS encoding LamG-like jellyroll fold domain-containing protein — translated: MNRQLPRPRALLRSLACAAALLIPLGATLVPASAATPAAAPASAATATAFAADDPVTDVHGLKGEYFRMSAPGARDFAELGGVALDPQINFPGLTGTFEATTGRTENTTARWTGRIEAPETGDYTFAAIGDNGFRLFIDGQAVIDHWQPDWDVEQTSKPVALTAGEPHEFRLEMFQDTGGANMFLRWSSAKLTKQIVPESAFTPPADFEVYPVALSVADDGLRLQATFKDRVDDLGDVKDHLKIEADTSPMPVKSVAKASDNPKALIVTLAAPIQKNQQVRVAYDGEGGLRAGGAAVPQISRTAKNLSTHRLTTPWGDKLDRKHPLPEYPRPQQVRDQWKNLNGPWEFAGAEAGQKPVFGKPLDERITVPFPVESQLSGLERHEDHMFYRKLVEVPRSWAVGGKGDNGKRLKLNFGAVDYRATVWVNGKQVAEHTGGYTSFSADITDAVKGSGPQEIVVAVTDTTGPNQPMGKQSRNPGGIVYTESSGIWQTVWMEPVAAASVDTLTTTPDIDKGRLALTVNSADASPGARIKAVARDRKGHVVGTVTGPANHALSLPVAKQHLWTPDDPYLYDLEVTLTDGRSKDTVDSYFGMRSIGIEKVGGYQKLVLNGKPFFSLAMLDQGFWPDGLYTQPSDAALTFDLKAQKELGFNAVRKHIKVESARWYYHADKLGLLVWQDFVSSNITDATGQQSFLSQGKQMMEQLHNSPAIGGWIVFNEGWGEWDRTETGKIAESVKAADPSRVVNAHSGVNCCSSKGDSGKGDIIDHHDYLNREAPFPDDRAAMDGEHGGFTLRTPGHMWPGAPAAIYSGVADKDALTAKYVDNTRTYYLAAAGAELSGSVYTQVSDLENELNGLWTYDRREIKVDPKKVRQINEQVIAAGAAAGDREQVKGGADWRLDEGTGTTAADQGPNHSALTLTEGTTWTPGVHGSALKFNGQGQYAQTAGPAVDTTQDYTVSAWATLDALPGNYATVVSQDGRRTENPFYLQYGQGAFAFSTPGGHRARVEMKPELGKWYHLVGVREGDDLKLYIDGKPVAQTTAGPADVSTGPLSVGRAMYAGQKGDFWNGCVDQVRVYDRALTADEVSTLHDGEQP
- a CDS encoding DinB family protein, with product MATPPRLVPLLQQFDFARERLTGRLAGPVVDSGNGTDVEVVPLTDEEYLWEPVPDCWSVRRRADGPGPAATVLTGAGGWGRDSAPAPHPTPPPFTTIAWRLSHLSELLALRADHTNGSHSLTRDDYRVAADAAGAIAEFDAGATAWREALIGADDAALNTVGHSTYPHGSDPEDPFIDTVWWVNQELLHHGAEIALLRDLFRARQR
- a CDS encoding NADH:flavin oxidoreductase/NADH oxidase, whose amino-acid sequence is MSALFEPYTLRSLVIPNRVWMAPMCQYSAEPVGPDAGVPTDWHFAHLAARAVGGTGLILTEATAVGPEGRISPADLGIWNDTQVAAFRRITDFIKEQGSVPGIQLAHAGRKASTAAPWLGGGPVGPDAHGWTPVAPSPLPFDDGYPVPHELTADEIQGVVGQFREAARRALDAGFEVAEVHGAHGYLVGQFLSPHSNRRTDEYGGSFDNRIRFALQVVDAVREVWPEELPVLFRISATDWLTENDEDEREGWTVDETVRLAKELQAHGVDLLDVSSGGNAPRARIETGPGYQVPFAERVKAQTSLPVAAVGLITEPQQAEKIITEGRADAVLLGRELLRSPSWAQHAARELGGALRTPDQYLRAV
- a CDS encoding glycosyl hydrolase 115 family protein, with product MDKHFPQQHTSRRAILGAGLGLAAVTATPLGSLLGLSGEASAAVPGGTVRPTDPGAYISFTHRSGSFPLVRGGRAAPVVVSDSDHAGVVRVAGDLRADIERVTGVRPALSQGAIPKAREIVLVGTVGHSPLIDGLVAAGRLNVSGIAGRWETSLQTVVEKPLPGVDRAFVIAGSDQRGTIYGAYDVSRGIGVSPWYWWDDVPPVHRDEIHVLPGRHTQGTPAVKYRGFFINDENPALGTWAPAFFGPGKAPGFDGGFNADFYAKIFEVMLRLKANYLWPAVWGRAFAEDDPLNHATAKAYGVVMGTSHEAPMMRGIEEWNRHAVAAVRDSAGNITTPGHDPYGGTGEWSFRRNAEAIKAYWADGIRRMKEQDFEGVVTLGMRGNGDVSLPDGDGIELMTEIIATQRQILAEVSGKDVTTIPQVWTLYKEVQRYWDRGLRVPEDVTVVLTDDNWANIRKLPDLKNDAREGGYGLYYHFDYVGVGRNYKWVDTTSLPNMWDQLHQSAAYGNHGLWVTNVGDLKGNELPTQFFLEYAWNPERWTLDRIPEWEERYARQNFGEKQAADVAEVLGAYARLQSRRKPELLNRKITLDPAKDPAKDASAIVYDDQATPFSIVDYRELERVTEDWRRLAADAERVRRKLPASLQDAWYELVGYEVQATANLYVLREAEFTNLHYAAQGRALTNDLAAAAEARLAEDFALADRFNNEVAGGKWKGFQTQPHIDYGDVARYGPNAPWQQPEINNVAIKDVLFPAVKRIDLPAGAEMGVAVDGSDKWWPNESGPAVLPAFSPYQSQPAQYIEVFNRGTAPFDYRIRTGASWLVADRVRGRVDKQDRVTFRVDWSRAPEGVTEVPVTVSGPDGREVSVRAVIDHPKVPRSQLEGFVEANGYVSIEADHYSRSVGGGGISWQRIPGIGRTGAGMEPFPVTAARQIPGGAGPRLEYRVSLFTTGPVTVHAYLAPRNNALASDGLTYAVSFDDDAPQKVNITAVTGSDDGTMNVQWARNTSDNANVTSTVHRIGRAGVHVLKFWMVDPTVVLQNLVVDTGGLKPSYLGPPESLRLH